TTATCCAGAAGAGGTAAGCCCCTACCATTTTAGGAGGTAAAAGAAATGGCACAGTAAAATCTAATGAAACTATAATAAGATACACAATCCAAAACCCTTTTCCTTTTGCGTAAGCATTTTTCATTTTATTGCCTCTCTTGCTATATATACATGTATATATAGTTACTATAATTTTTTTGTAATTTTTGTCAAGAGGGAATAATGTTTTTCTCTTATAATTGGTTTTGAAGTTACTATTATCGTGCATTGACTGAGAAAGCCATCAAAATTTACTGACATTTTTGTTCTGTGAAAAGTGCTAACTGTTTATTAATCCAATATAAATAACTTAGTGCTATTTTTTACTTCTTAAAGTGAATACGGTTATCTCCGGATGACACAGGAAGCGGGCAGGAATCCCGGAGGTTACAATTCCCCTGCTTATATAGAGTTTCCCCCATTTTGTTTCATACATACCTTTTACAAAATCTGTTTTGCTTGGTATCCAGAAAGGTTTTATAAATGGAATGTTTACCTGTCCCCTATGAGTATGGCCACAGATTATTAAATCAAAATTTTCTTGCTCTAAACGAAGGGTTATGTCTGGTGCATGTGCTACAAGGAGTGTGAAATTATCTGTGTCTAATTCAAGTATTGCTTTATCAATATTATCATGTCCTGTGTAAGGATCACTGACTCCAACAATATTTATAGAATCGTTTCCCATGGATAATACTCTGTTTTCATTCATTAAAATATCTATTTGGTGATTTTTAAGAGAGCGAATTAGTGGCTCTGTATCACCAGCCCAGTAATCCCAGTTTCCAAGAGTTGCATATGTTTCATAGTCGAGCCTGTCAAGGAATTCATTCACGAATTTTAAATTCTCTTCTTTTTCATAAAAATCTCCACTTATAATTAATAAATCCGGTTTGATTATTTTTAGCAAAAATAGAACTTCTCTTTCTCTTAAACCAAATCTTTTTATATGAAGGTCAGAGATCTGGACAATTTTCATTTTATCAAAAGAGACTGGTATTTTTTCGGATTCAATTGCTTTTTTGTTTATAAAAACAATATTTGGCTCAATACAAAAGGTATAAAGCAAAATTATAACAAGAAATGTGATAAGGTATTTTGCGAATCTTTTCATTTAATCCTTCTTAGAAACACAATTAAATTTCTTCTCCTTTCGCTAAAATTATATACTATTTTAGAAAAAATGTTCTGGGTTGGTAAATAACTTTCTTGTTATTATAATTTAAAAATAAGTAAATTCCAACAACAAAGGAGGAAGTGATATGGAGGAAGAAAAAGTACTGGGAGTTATTCCGCATGTAGGGTTAAAAAAGGGGCTATTTAAACCTGAGAGCTGCAATCTTGTTATTACAAACAGAAGAGTTATTGTGGCAAAGTTTTCAAAGGATATCTATAAAAAAGAGACTCAAGAACGTGTCGAAGAAACAAAACAGGAAGGCAGGGGGAGATTTAAACAGTTTCTTGCATCTGCAAGCACTATGACAACATTTTACAAGAGATACCTTGATATGGAGCCCGAGGATATTCTAAAAGAAACACCGGGAACATTTACCATTGAACCAAGCACAGTGATTAAGACGCAATTGAAAGAGGGAAGGCGTTACAGTGACGAGGACGGTTTTGAGCAACAAAATCCTCATAGCCTTTTGATTGTTATGCCAAAAGCCAAACTTCAGTTTAATTTTTCCGGGGATATAAGAAACGCAAGAAATCTTCTATCAGATCTATTTGGCAAGATTTAGAATAATAAGCAGCAGAAAAAATAAAGATTGATTTTACGTCACACTGGTGTCAGGCCCCAGTGTGACGTAGCGTGAACTTTTAAGAAGAGTTGATTAGATTATTTTTTAGTTTCCAACAAACTTATGGCCTTTTAGTGTTATTGCTCTAACAATCCTTTTGTCATAATCTGTGTCTCCCGGTACAAGGTTTGCTTTTAAAGAGATGTAATCCTCAAGAGGGCCGCCAATGATTTTTTCTCCGAGAATTTTCTGAATCTGAAATATACCTGATGAATTTGACATTTCAACAATCAATTCAATGGGCTTTTCCTCTCCTCTTAATATCAAAACTCTTTCAATGGATAAAGCAGAAACAACATGAATACTGCGACTGCCCAGGTCATATACCATTCTTCCTCTTCCCTTTGTCATATCCGTTCCATCTCCTATACCAACAAGTGTGCTTCAATTGTGTAATCCGGAACATCTGCACTATGAGAGTATATAGCGTTTAGTATGAATCCTCTTATTTCGGTTTTATGTTCAAGGTCATCGTAAATCCTAGGAAGAAGTCTGTCAAGTACAGGTATAGCAAGATAAGAGCTGTGCAGAGGGTGATTTTCTGTATATCTGATTTCCAATGTTATGAAGAAGTGCTGCCGACAAGACTATCAAATGGTCATCACCATTATCATCGCCTCCCTCTTTTATGAAATCGGGTATGATATCCCTTTCAAGCAAAAGGTCCAGCATTTTAAGGGCTGATGCGCATACAATTTTTGCGTGCACTTCACCGTGGTCATTGTATTTTAGCTTTTTAACAGTAATAAAATTAGAAAGATCCCAATCTGCCCGGACTCCCGGATCTGTGATAAGCATTTCAAACATCTTCAATGCTTTCGGGTAATTTTTAATGGATTCTGTTATTGCATCAAGAGACTCCGTTTCAAGAAAGTCATAACTTTCA
Above is a window of Caldisericota bacterium DNA encoding:
- a CDS encoding metallophosphoesterase, encoding MKRFAKYLITFLVIILLYTFCIEPNIVFINKKAIESEKIPVSFDKMKIVQISDLHIKRFGLREREVLFLLKIIKPDLLIISGDFYEKEENLKFVNEFLDRLDYETYATLGNWDYWAGDTEPLIRSLKNHQIDILMNENRVLSMGNDSINIVGVSDPYTGHDNIDKAILELDTDNFTLLVAHAPDITLRLEQENFDLIICGHTHRGQVNIPFIKPFWIPSKTDFVKGMYETKWGKLYISRGIVTSGIPARFLCHPEITVFTLRSKK